In Paenibacillus xylanilyticus, the genomic window ACCTGATACAAAATCCTTCCCATCAATATAAACTGTGGTTCCACCAACTAAAGGTCCATTTGATGGATTAATCGAATCAATTGAAGGAGCATTCGGTGGTGGGGGGGATACATATTTAAATGCTTGGGGGAGAGTCGAAATCGTTCCGTCAGTATTCACTACCTTTACATCTACTGTTTCTTCTTGTGACCATGTTGGTGACTTGACGGTGATTTTATTTTTAGAATAAAAAACTAAACCCTGAGCTTCTACATCACCAAAATATACTTTACTGGACTTTTCAAATAATTGACCTGTTAAAGTTACTGTTTCATTACCTGTAGTATACCCCTCACCTGGAGTTACCTCTGTAAGTTCCATTTGGGGTGGAGTATCGTAAGTAAAAGCATTTGGCAACGTAATTTGTGTACCGTCTGGATTTTCAATGACTACATCAACTGGACCTGGACTAGATGAAGGTGGCGTTGATGCAAATAAATAGATTGAAGAATGGCGGGTTACATTACTGGAATATCCCTCTCCAACTTTCACCTTCACACCTGTCATAAAATACTTTCCTGAGATGACCATATTCGTGCCACCTGTCATTGGTCCTGAAGCTGGCTGTAAGTCATCGACTTCTGGATCTGCATAATAATCAAAATTTGCTGTTGCAGACTGATTATCTGTATTATAGACAGTTAGTTGAACATTCCCCTGATTCCCGGATGGAACTATAACTTCCAACCTTCCATCACTAATCCAGTCTACAGAAGAGGAAAAATATCCCCCAAACTTAACCATTGCACCAGGGAGAAAGTGTTGCCCTTCTATAACTACTTTTTCTCCTCCATCTACTATAGCTTTATTCGGAGTGACATTTGTAATGGTAGGCGCTGGATACTTTATTGTTAAATTAGAAGATGGAATAACATAATCTCTACTGACCCCTGTATAATCTTTATAAGTGATTTTTGAACCATTTTTGGTCACAGGGAATTTTCCAGCGATTCCATCAGTCTTTTGACGGATTTTATAAGTAAAACTAAGTGTATCTTTTTTCAGCTCAAGAAAGCTCCATGTCAGGGTGTTCCCAGAAACAATAGGTTTTGGTATATTGTTATTATAAGAATCTGGAACAATTTCAAAATTATCGGGTACAATGTCAGTAACCACCACATCATAAGCGCTCGCTAACCCAATTTCTTTTACAATAGCAGCATAAATATCAGAGAGACCGGTAGATCCAAGAACAAAATGATGATGATGGGATGTTGTTGCCATATCCTTCATTAGTTTGTTTGGACCGCTTGTTTCAGGATTAGTGCTCTGATCAAGCAATGCAATTGTATAAAAGACAATACCTGCATTTTTTGCTTCTTCGGCCTTTTTAAGAGAGTACTGATATGCATTTAATCCATCCCCAGCTTCAGTAGCATCCCCGTCTGTCAAAAGCACAATTACTGGTTGTGCGTCTGCTCGATGGCTGTCCAACATTTCTCTTGCTTTATCAATTGCAGAAGCTGTTCCTGTGCCTCCTCCTGAGTTGATAGTGTCAATGTATTTTTTAACTGTCGTGGCGTCGCTTGTAAGCTCCACACCTTTGCTGGGGCTACTCTGATAATCCACGATACCAACTTGGTGTTTGGTTAAATCCATAAGATCAATGAATCCCTTGGCTGCCGCCTTAGCACTATTCATTTTTTCTTGTCCCATACTACCTGACTTGTCTATAACTAAAATAACATCATTAGGCTTTACTACATTAACAGGTGGGGTTCCTTGAATACTAAGAGTAACCTCAGCTTCTTCACCTACTAAAATACTAGAAGGATTCACCATCTTAGTAGCTGACACATAGTCTGTTGCAGCTTGAGATGTAAAAGGGAATGAACTGACCCCCAATAAAAACACTAACATCATAACCAGCATTTTTTTTAACTTTCTCATATTTGGCCTCCCATTATTGCTTTCTATCGATAAAGTAAGATTCTGTTAATATCGCTGTCTCATACTGCTTAGTAAGCAACGGAGCCATATCGTGACTTTTTTGCATACGATTTAACGCAAGTTCTATTAAAGCTTGGATTGAATTATTCAATTCATTAAGATCACTTAATATAACTAGCTCATTTAAATCGTATTGCTTGTTCTCTTTAGAATGTAACACATTAAATAACTGATCAATTCTCTCTTCATGTAGCAGATATATCTTCGCATCCTGACTCTCTATGATCTCTTCATACAATTTTTTTAAGAGCACCATCACCTGATAACGTTCCATCTCATTTCCCTTTTCCGCTCTTGGAAATTTGTAGTGCTTGCTTCCACGTCTCGGCAAAGCCTTTCGCAAATTCAATAACCGCGTCTAGTAACTCAGGTTGCTTTTTAATTGCAAATACATTTAGCTGTGTTACATAAAATTGATATAAATCACGTAATTCATGTGCAATAGCATATTCGAAATTTAACGTACCCATAAGCTCATACATAATCGCTCTTGCTCCATCGATACGCTCAAACATCTCAATATCCTGATCTTTCTCTAGATGTGATTTGGCCATATTTAATTTTCTATACAACTCTTCGTATAAAAGGAGGGTCAGATCACCAGGACTTGCTGTTTCCACCTTGGTTTTTAAATATTGCTGTTGATAATTGGATGCTAACATTGTACATCTCTCTCCTTTTATACTTAAGTTGAATAATTAAATCTCTCTGGCCATAGTAATTACTGTCCTAATTGAGAAGTAAGCCAAGAACCTTTACTATTTAGCTTCTGCAAAGCCAACTCCATTGCAGTAAACTGTTTGTAATAACGGTCTTCTGCTGCCTGCATTCGGGTTTTCACAACATCTATCCTGCTGTTTAGCCCCCGAATTTGTATACCCATCTGACTGCCATCTGCAGCATCAGACAGCGCGTTACTACCAATACGTTTTATGATTTTATTAATTTGAGTATTTAACGTACTGTAAAGCCTTTCTCCGATACCACTTTCTTTAAAATAATCCTTGTCTTTCGGATCAAGTTTTGAAGAGTTGGTGAATAACTTCATAACTCCGTCTGGATTGCTTGCAATAGCTTCGTTAAGTTTTGTTTCATCCAGCTCTAACTTCCCCAACTCTCCCGTCATTCCTGGACTAAACTTTTTAAAGGTGATCCCAATGTCTGACAAATTGTCTATGCCAGTCTTTACACCACTACTCACAAAGGCTAGCCCACTAACGCTATTGATTAAAGCGTTGCGTAAAGATGAAAGTGTGTCAGTCAGAATATCATCTCTGTATAACAAACCGCTCTTAGCCTTAGTTTCCCAAAGTTCGATCTGTTTCTCATTCATGCTTTCTTTTTGTTCATCTGTTAAAGGGAGATAGCTACGACTTGGGACAGCTTTCGTTTTTTCATTCACTTTATCAACCAAACTATTATACTCGTTAACAAAACTTTTAATCTGGTCTACAATATTTCCTGTATCTTGCGCCACCGTTACTGAAGTTGCCGTTGAAGATACTCCTTTAAGATCAAATCGAACGCCACTTAATTCAAATGAATTGTTGGCGTTGGTTAATGTTTTCCCATTGACCATGACTTCAGCATCAGAACCCTTTTGTGGGCTCGTCATATCCTGAAAACCAAATTGTGATACTGCACTTCCAGAAATTTGAACAGAGGAGCGTTCTCCTGTGGCTGTTGTAGTAGCCATAAATCTTTTATTAACGCTATCAAAGCTAAGAGTGACACCAATATTGGCAGCGTTAACTTTCTTAATCACTTCTTCATATGTTGTAGCCCCGGCAGTAATGTTTACGGTGACACTTTTCTCCACTGAACCTTGATAACTTTTAAAGGTAATGTCACCATCACCAACAACCTTGGATTTAATACTATCAACGGAAACACTATCACCTGCAACTAAAGCACTTGAAGCTAGCTTGTTTACCTGTATCGAGTAACTTCCACTTGTCGCTGAGGAGGATGCTGTCGCAGTAATAACACTTGAGTTGCTACTCGTTGCGCTTTGCTTATTAAACGATGCTGAGAATCTCATCTTGTCTGCTAAATTCCGAATGGATGTTAACATTGTATTCATCTCACGGTACTCATCGCGTTTCCAAGCAATTTTTTGTTTTTGTTGCATAAGTTTATCAAGCGGTGCCCGCTCTACTTGCATAAGCTGTTTGATAATTGTATCCGTATCTAAACCGGAAACCATTCCGCTTAATTTAATATTACTCAATGTTTTCCCCCCTTAGGTTCATTTCTTTTCGTCCAAAAACAACCCAACCTGCTCACACAAATTTTGGACTAATTCAAGGTACTTCTCTGGAGGTATTTCTCGTAATACTTCATTCGTCTGAGTATCCATGACTTTAACAATCATTTGATTACTCTCTTTGTTCACAGACCAACGTAATTGGGTATCCATTCGTTGCAGAACTTTATTTCCATCCTCGATTAATTTATCCAGTTGCTGTTTACTAACGGATTCATTTTTGTCCGGTTGAACAGGATGTACTCCAGTAGCTTGGTTGACTATAGTTGGTTCATTGGATCGAAGAGGAAGATCAGCGGATGGATTAATACGCATTTTTTACAACCCCTTGTTAAAATATAGAAAAAAACCGACCGGAAAATCCGGCCGGCCCCTGCGTTAAACAAAAGATTAACGAAGCAACTGCAGAACGCCTTGTGGTTGTTGGTTCGCTTGAGCCAACATTGCAGTAGCAGCTTGTTGAAGGATATTCGTTTTAGTAGATTCGCTCATTTCTTTCGCCATGTCTACATCACGGATACGGGATTCTGCTGCTTGCAAGTTCTCAGAAGTAGTTCCCAGGTTATTGATAGTATGTTCCAAACGGTTTTGAACAGCACCCAATCCTGCACGGTTTGCAGAAACTGTATCAATTGCTGCTTGCACTTTTTCAAGGTTTGCAGCTGCAGTTGCGTTAGTACCATCCAATGCAGTCATACCATTAATACCCAATTGTGTAGTTGTAGCTTTTGTAAGAGTCAGTTTAATAACTTCGTCTTTATTAGCACCAACTTGGAATGTCAAATCAGCTGGAGCTGCGTTACCAAGCAAGTTTTTAGTATTGAAGCTAGTTTGACTAGCAATAGCATCAATTTGACTAGTCAATTGAGTAATCTCAGCATCAATTTTCTCGCTGTCTTCATCTGTCAACACTTCGTTCGCAGCTTGAGTATAAAGTTCGCCCATACGTTGCAGCATTGAGTGAGTTTCATTCAATGCACCCTCAGCTGTTTGAATCAAAGAGATTCCGTCGAGAGCATTTTTGTTAGCTTGCTCAAGACCACGGATTTGGTTACGCATTTTTTCAGAGATTGCTAGACCTGCAGCATCATCAGCTGCACGGTTGATTCTGAAACCGGAAGACAATTTCTCCAGGGATTTGGATTGTGCATTGTTGTTAGCAGTCAATTGACGCTGAGTGTTGTAAGAAGCGATATTGTGGTTAATACGCATGATAAAATTCCTCCTTGGAATGTGTTGGTGATTAGCATCCTTGCTTCACCCATGATTTGGTGCATTCATTCGTTTACGGCCGTCAAACTCTTGAATGCGTCCCATAATATATATATCGGACAAACCCACACAATGTTTATAGATAATAAGAATATTTTTCAAAAAAATTTACTTTTTCTTGGAGGTCGGAATTTGCTGAAGAAGTTGATCCACTTGATCATTTGATGGAGAGGCTGCCATCGCATTTTGTTGCTGAATCGCAGTATAGATTTCTTCTCTATAGATGCTTATATGGGATGGAGCTTCAATGCCAATACGGACTTGATCTCCCGAGACTTCAATAATAGATATCACAATGTCGTCACTGACCATGATCTTCTGTCCTTTATTTCTGGAGAGAATCAGCATATTATTTAGCCTCCCCTTGTCCATTTAACAGAGAATATCGTGTGGAGTAGTCTGCACTGTCCAATACGATTTGCATGGCTTCCTTGCTTTTTTTGTTAATCACTATTGGTGCTTTCAAGTTAATAGAAATGTCTGAGGACGAACGTACCGTTGTAATAGCTCTAATATCAACATCCTCTTGACTTTGCAAATCCAGCTTTTGCAGCCAGCGATCTTCGATCGTAAACTCATAATCAGCACAAAATAGAAAAGGATCAGCTAATACAAAAGTCAGATTAGGATCTTTAATAGATTGTATATATTGAAATGGACTCTCTTCCACCTGCGGTATTAGCACATATTGCGTTTCCTCTTGAAAACCTAAAATGGCACTAACAAATTGGAGAACTGAATCCTCTGCTACTTCAATTTCTCCAAACCTAGCGGATTGAACTTTCATGAACATTCCTCCTACACATTATCAAAAATATATATTCAAAAAAAATAGCTATACTAAACATATCATGTTCATTATAGCTACCTTAACATTCGATTTATACAACCTTGTCCATCTGTGTACCAGTTGTACTAAACTTTATGAAGTTTTTCTGTGTAATATAAGCACTTACACTTCCAGGGGTGTACTCAATAATTGGCTTATTGTACTCCGGATTAAACGTAACACCGTTTCGAGTATATTGAATATCTGTAGTTCCTGGCGTGTAGGTTATATCAACATTATCGTATCCAGCAGGCCCTCGTATTTCCATAGGTCTATCTTTATTGAAGTTTTGATATGCAAGATCAGCAAAAGCACTGCCTTTATTCGTAATATCCATCATGCGATCTCCAGCTTGGGCGATCTCAGCTATATTTTGCATGGAAGAGTCCATCGCATTTTGGGCTATACGATCAATCATTTCAATAGATTTGCCCAGTGCAAGCGCAGACCACGCTTTACTTTGATCGACATCCAATTTACCCGGTGTGTACTTAATAGCCAAATCACCTTGTTGCTGATGCATACCCAATTCTGCTTTAGGTTGTCTTATATTCCATTGCCCTTCAATTTTATCGAGGCCAATTTTACTAAAACCTTGCGTAATTTGAATGCGTGGAAATTGCATAGTATCACCCTATCTCAGAAAATCAAGCAAACTCGGGCGAATAATTCGTGCGATTGTATCCAGTGACGATTGGTAAACGCTCTCGGCTGTTTTCAGCTCTGTAATAGCCTTAGCCATGTCGGTATCTTCCACTTGGGATTGCAAATCAAGGTAATTAAGCTCCAAACCTTCCAACCGACTCATGGTGAAGTCAAGTCTATTTTGTTTACCACCGATTTCTGCCTGAGCCGTTGTAATGTTCTGCAGTGAATTTTGAAGTGCTTCAATAGAACTTTGAATTCCAGCCGTATCATCAGATGTCAAAGCATTCTTAAATTCATCCACTACTTTAAACAATCCATCAGCTTCTCCAAACTTACCAAAAACCGAGTCACCAATCATATTAACAGGAACTGTAATCCCTGCTCCAATCTGATAGTTCACCACTCCCGTATCCAGTTGATACGTCGTATTCGCCGGATCATCAGGATATGGCTTTTGGTCTGTACGTTGTCCATTAAATATATACTTATTCTTAAATTGGGAATTCCCAAGGGAAACCAACTGGTCATACAGCTGGCCGACTTCCTGCAATACGTTGATACGAGCATCTTCTGGCATAGTTTCCGTACCCGCTTGTACAGCTAGTTCAGATAACCGCTGTACAATACTGGTTGTTTCTGTCAGTACGGAGTCGGTGAACTTCATCCAAGAATCCGCATCCTCTACATTTTCAGAGAACTGCACCGTAAATGATACCTCTTGACGATAATTAAGAGCACTCGAAACGCCTACAGGATTGTCCGAAGGGCGATTCAACTGTTTTTGTGTTAACAGCTGTTCCTGATACTTATCCATTCGTTGGTAGTTATTCTGCAGGTTATGCATCATCCCGCTGCTCATCATGGATTGGGTAATCCGCAATTAACTCATCTCCTATCTTCCGACGACACCTGTGCCGTTAATCAACTTATCAAGCATCTCATCCACAGTCGTAATGATCCGCGCTGAGGCACTATATGCCTGTTGGAATTTGATCAGGTTAGACATCTCTTCATCCATTGAAACGCTACTTACCGATAGACGAAGGTTATCCGCATGGTTTGTAAGCAACGTTCCATTTTCGACCATTTTGTTAGCCAAATCCGCTTCTGTACCCAGCTGAGCAACTACAGATTGCAGGTATCCTCCAAAGGTTGCCTGATCCGTTATGGCACCATTATTTCTTAGAGGATCAAAGCTGAATTTTTTCTCGGAAAGCCCTGCAATCAAGAGCGAAAGATCCCCATTACCTTGGAGTACTTTCTCTGTTGAGGTACCATCGGCATTCGCTACAGTTTCCGTTCGCATGGAAGCTGCAATATTCGCGGCGTCTTTAATGATGGCTGAATTCACACGAATATTTGCGGCTGTAATCACATTTGTTCCATCAGAGGTTACGAAGAAGTCTTGACCTGCACTCGCGGGTGAACCCAATGTATAACCGAGCTTATGCAACCCATTTAGTCCATCAACAGTATAAGTCGTGTCTTGTGCCAACATACGGGGATTAGAAGCATCCATGGTAGCATTCGGAATGGTTACTCCAGGAGGCAAAATGGATCCAGCCGGTAATGTAACTTCAACCTTACCATTTGCCAATGTGTTGGCCATTAAGTTCAATTGGTTGGTATATTCCGCTACATGGGTATCTCGCGAGATAATATTTCCTGCGATTGCCCCTTGTGTCAGCCCAGCTACATTAGCAATGTCAAACGGGGTGGATTGCAGATCATCAACGACCTGAACACCCCCAAAACTCAATTGATAGGTATCATTGGTCTCTGTTACCTGAATATTCCCAAGCTTAGACAATTGATCAACTAACAAATCACGCTTATCTCTCAGGTCATTAGCATTATCACCCATGCCCTCAATACGTTTGATGGATTGAGTCAGTGCAGATACTTGGCTAATATAATTATTAGCTTCAGCAATCTGTGAATTAACTCGATCCGTTAAATTAGTACTTAGCGTTTCCAATTGAGACGCCATATGATTGAAGGTCTCAGTAAGAGCTATTGCCTTCTGTTGAACCACCGTACGAGAGGAGAGGTCTGTACTGCTTGGATTCTTACTTAGCTGTTGCC contains:
- the fliD gene encoding flagellar filament capping protein FliD; the protein is MSNIKLSGMVSGLDTDTIIKQLMQVERAPLDKLMQQKQKIAWKRDEYREMNTMLTSIRNLADKMRFSASFNKQSATSSNSSVITATASSSATSGSYSIQVNKLASSALVAGDSVSVDSIKSKVVGDGDITFKSYQGSVEKSVTVNITAGATTYEEVIKKVNAANIGVTLSFDSVNKRFMATTTATGERSSVQISGSAVSQFGFQDMTSPQKGSDAEVMVNGKTLTNANNSFELSGVRFDLKGVSSTATSVTVAQDTGNIVDQIKSFVNEYNSLVDKVNEKTKAVPSRSYLPLTDEQKESMNEKQIELWETKAKSGLLYRDDILTDTLSSLRNALINSVSGLAFVSSGVKTGIDNLSDIGITFKKFSPGMTGELGKLELDETKLNEAIASNPDGVMKLFTNSSKLDPKDKDYFKESGIGERLYSTLNTQINKIIKRIGSNALSDAADGSQMGIQIRGLNSRIDVVKTRMQAAEDRYYKQFTAMELALQKLNSKGSWLTSQLGQ
- a CDS encoding DUF6470 family protein, encoding MQFPRIQITQGFSKIGLDKIEGQWNIRQPKAELGMHQQQGDLAIKYTPGKLDVDQSKAWSALALGKSIEMIDRIAQNAMDSSMQNIAEIAQAGDRMMDITNKGSAFADLAYQNFNKDRPMEIRGPAGYDNVDITYTPGTTDIQYTRNGVTFNPEYNKPIIEYTPGSVSAYITQKNFIKFSTTGTQMDKVV
- the csrA gene encoding carbon storage regulator CsrA, which gives rise to MLILSRNKGQKIMVSDDIVISIIEVSGDQVRIGIEAPSHISIYREEIYTAIQQQNAMAASPSNDQVDQLLQQIPTSKKK
- a CDS encoding IPT/TIG domain-containing protein, translated to MRKLKKMLVMMLVFLLGVSSFPFTSQAATDYVSATKMVNPSSILVGEEAEVTLSIQGTPPVNVVKPNDVILVIDKSGSMGQEKMNSAKAAAKGFIDLMDLTKHQVGIVDYQSSPSKGVELTSDATTVKKYIDTINSGGGTGTASAIDKAREMLDSHRADAQPVIVLLTDGDATEAGDGLNAYQYSLKKAEEAKNAGIVFYTIALLDQSTNPETSGPNKLMKDMATTSHHHHFVLGSTGLSDIYAAIVKEIGLASAYDVVVTDIVPDNFEIVPDSYNNNIPKPIVSGNTLTWSFLELKKDTLSFTYKIRQKTDGIAGKFPVTKNGSKITYKDYTGVSRDYVIPSSNLTIKYPAPTITNVTPNKAIVDGGEKVVIEGQHFLPGAMVKFGGYFSSSVDWISDGRLEVIVPSGNQGNVQLTVYNTDNQSATANFDYYADPEVDDLQPASGPMTGGTNMVISGKYFMTGVKVKVGEGYSSNVTRHSSIYLFASTPPSSSPGPVDVVIENPDGTQITLPNAFTYDTPPQMELTEVTPGEGYTTGNETVTLTGQLFEKSSKVYFGDVEAQGLVFYSKNKITVKSPTWSQEETVDVKVVNTDGTISTLPQAFKYVSPPPPNAPSIDSINPSNGPLVGGTTVYIDGKDFVSGAKVVWGASEIKTTFINSSRLMIVTPPWTSSEAISVGIVNPDMQSVSVDSAFTYDAPPKLPAPTLKSISPSSGPLVGKTTVYVDGTGFNSNSKLFFTMNGQDVDLNAVYVNAKRMMITTPAGLNPGPVDLKVLNSDDQSALMTSAFTYDAPPIYPDPVISSINPNTGNMRGGYVIDIFGTDFQREATVMFGSTPLTLTAYMNSSNVRVTVPAVLVTGKVDITLTNPDGKSSTLVGGFEYKDDIPTITKLSPNSGPMTGGTLVYVDGSYFAQGMIVTVDGIEVSHTYINSKRIMLTTPARANPGTVEIRITNPSGLSAAMDYTYDAPPALPAPVVTGVSPSSGPVAGGTYIYIDGRNIVSGGMINFNGVNYPSTFVNSKRAMFRVPAAASPGVVSFFIINPDGQASGTLNFEYK
- the flgK gene encoding flagellar hook-associated protein FlgK; the encoded protein is MRSTFHNLEIGKRGVVAQQTALSTTGHNVTNANTEGYSRQVARLTASIPIEYPGLNKSTYPSQLGTGAEVESIRRVRDFLMDIEYRNQNSTLSTWQTRQENLSKIEGIINEPSEESIATTVSEFWNAWQQLSKNPSSTDLSSRTVVQQKAIALTETFNHMASQLETLSTNLTDRVNSQIAEANNYISQVSALTQSIKRIEGMGDNANDLRDKRDLLVDQLSKLGNIQVTETNDTYQLSFGGVQVVDDLQSTPFDIANVAGLTQGAIAGNIISRDTHVAEYTNQLNLMANTLANGKVEVTLPAGSILPPGVTIPNATMDASNPRMLAQDTTYTVDGLNGLHKLGYTLGSPASAGQDFFVTSDGTNVITAANIRVNSAIIKDAANIAASMRTETVANADGTSTEKVLQGNGDLSLLIAGLSEKKFSFDPLRNNGAITDQATFGGYLQSVVAQLGTEADLANKMVENGTLLTNHADNLRLSVSSVSMDEEMSNLIKFQQAYSASARIITTVDEMLDKLINGTGVVGR
- the flgL gene encoding flagellar hook-associated protein FlgL; translation: MRITQSMMSSGMMHNLQNNYQRMDKYQEQLLTQKQLNRPSDNPVGVSSALNYRQEVSFTVQFSENVEDADSWMKFTDSVLTETTSIVQRLSELAVQAGTETMPEDARINVLQEVGQLYDQLVSLGNSQFKNKYIFNGQRTDQKPYPDDPANTTYQLDTGVVNYQIGAGITVPVNMIGDSVFGKFGEADGLFKVVDEFKNALTSDDTAGIQSSIEALQNSLQNITTAQAEIGGKQNRLDFTMSRLEGLELNYLDLQSQVEDTDMAKAITELKTAESVYQSSLDTIARIIRPSLLDFLR
- the fliS gene encoding flagellar export chaperone FliS is translated as MLASNYQQQYLKTKVETASPGDLTLLLYEELYRKLNMAKSHLEKDQDIEMFERIDGARAIMYELMGTLNFEYAIAHELRDLYQFYVTQLNVFAIKKQPELLDAVIEFAKGFAETWKQALQISKSGKGK
- a CDS encoding flagellin; protein product: MRINHNIASYNTQRQLTANNNAQSKSLEKLSSGFRINRAADDAAGLAISEKMRNQIRGLEQANKNALDGISLIQTAEGALNETHSMLQRMGELYTQAANEVLTDEDSEKIDAEITQLTSQIDAIASQTSFNTKNLLGNAAPADLTFQVGANKDEVIKLTLTKATTTQLGINGMTALDGTNATAAANLEKVQAAIDTVSANRAGLGAVQNRLEHTINNLGTTSENLQAAESRIRDVDMAKEMSESTKTNILQQAATAMLAQANQQPQGVLQLLR
- the fliW gene encoding flagellar assembly protein FliW; translated protein: MKVQSARFGEIEVAEDSVLQFVSAILGFQEETQYVLIPQVEESPFQYIQSIKDPNLTFVLADPFLFCADYEFTIEDRWLQKLDLQSQEDVDIRAITTVRSSSDISINLKAPIVINKKSKEAMQIVLDSADYSTRYSLLNGQGEAK
- a CDS encoding flagellar protein FlaG, whose translation is MRINPSADLPLRSNEPTIVNQATGVHPVQPDKNESVSKQQLDKLIEDGNKVLQRMDTQLRWSVNKESNQMIVKVMDTQTNEVLREIPPEKYLELVQNLCEQVGLFLDEKK